The following proteins come from a genomic window of Streptomyces liliiviolaceus:
- a CDS encoding GMC family oxidoreductase, producing the protein MPENKREPDSTYTHTYEPEHEHTYDYVVIGGGTAGSVIASRLTENPEVTVAVIEGGPSDVDRDDVLTLRRWMGLLGGELDYDYPTTEQPRGNSHIRHSRARVLGGCSSHNTLIAFKPLPSDWDEWEAAGAEGWGSVPMEAYFPRLRNNIVPVDEKDRNAIARDFVDAAQSTLGVPRVEGFNKKPFTEGVGFFDLAYHPETNKRSSASVAYLHPFMDERPNLHLYLETWANKLELDGTRARGVHVTTKDGDELLVRARREVLLCAGAVDSPRLLLHSGVGPRADLEQLGIPVAHDLPGVGENLLDHPESVIVWETDGPIPENSAMDSDAGLFVRRDPERAGPDLMFHFYQIPFTDNPERLGYERPAHGVSMTPNIPKPRSRGRLYLTSADPAQKPALDFRYFTDEDDYDGRTLVDGIKIAREIAKSEPLAHWLTREVCPGPDVTGDEELGEYARKVAHTVYHPAGTCRMGAADDRLAVVNPELRVRGLDGLRIADASVFPTMPAVNPMIGVLMVGEKCVDLLGGGA; encoded by the coding sequence ATGCCCGAAAACAAGCGCGAGCCCGACAGCACGTACACGCACACGTATGAGCCCGAGCACGAGCACACGTACGACTACGTCGTCATCGGCGGCGGCACCGCGGGATCCGTCATCGCCTCCCGTCTCACCGAGAACCCCGAGGTCACCGTCGCCGTCATCGAGGGCGGCCCCAGCGACGTGGACCGGGACGACGTCCTGACCCTGCGCCGCTGGATGGGCCTGCTCGGCGGCGAGCTGGACTACGACTACCCGACGACCGAGCAGCCGCGCGGCAACTCGCACATCCGGCACAGCCGCGCCCGGGTCCTCGGCGGCTGCTCCTCGCACAACACCCTCATCGCGTTCAAGCCGCTGCCGTCCGACTGGGACGAGTGGGAGGCGGCGGGCGCCGAGGGCTGGGGTTCGGTCCCGATGGAGGCGTACTTCCCGCGGCTGCGCAACAACATCGTGCCGGTCGACGAGAAGGACCGGAACGCCATCGCCCGCGACTTCGTGGACGCGGCGCAGTCGACGCTCGGCGTGCCGCGCGTGGAGGGCTTCAACAAGAAGCCGTTCACCGAGGGCGTCGGCTTCTTCGACCTCGCGTACCACCCGGAGACCAACAAGCGCTCCAGCGCGTCCGTCGCCTATCTGCACCCCTTCATGGACGAGCGGCCCAACCTCCACCTGTATCTGGAGACCTGGGCGAACAAGCTGGAGCTGGACGGCACCCGGGCCCGCGGGGTCCACGTGACGACGAAGGACGGCGACGAACTCCTCGTACGGGCCCGTCGGGAGGTCCTGCTGTGCGCCGGCGCCGTCGACTCGCCCCGGCTGCTGCTGCACTCCGGCGTCGGGCCGCGCGCGGACCTCGAACAGCTCGGCATACCCGTGGCCCACGACCTGCCGGGCGTCGGCGAGAACCTGCTCGACCACCCCGAGTCGGTCATCGTCTGGGAGACGGACGGGCCGATCCCCGAGAACTCCGCGATGGACTCCGACGCGGGCCTGTTCGTCCGGCGGGACCCCGAACGGGCGGGCCCCGACCTGATGTTCCACTTCTACCAGATCCCGTTCACGGACAATCCGGAGCGCCTCGGCTACGAACGCCCCGCGCACGGCGTCTCGATGACCCCCAACATCCCCAAGCCGCGCAGCCGCGGCCGGCTCTACCTGACCAGCGCCGACCCGGCCCAGAAGCCCGCCCTCGACTTCCGCTACTTCACGGACGAGGACGACTACGACGGCCGCACCCTCGTCGACGGCATCAAGATCGCCCGCGAGATCGCGAAGAGCGAACCGCTCGCGCACTGGCTCACCCGCGAGGTGTGCCCCGGCCCCGACGTCACCGGCGACGAGGAACTGGGCGAGTACGCGCGCAAGGTCGCCCACACCGTGTACCACCCGGCGGGCACCTGCCGGATGGGCGCGGCCGACGACCGACTCGCCGTCGTGAACCCCGAACTGCGGGTCCGCGGCCTCGACGGCCTCCGGATCGCCGACGCGTCCGTCTTTCCGACCATGCCCGCCGTGAACCCGATGATCGGGGTCCTCATGGTCGGCGAGAAGTGCGTGGACCTGCTGGGAGGCGGTGCGTGA
- a CDS encoding aldehyde dehydrogenase family protein — MSGHQAQQTIHVDGEWRAAASGALRDILDPADAKPFAQVAEGGVPDTDAAVEAARHAFDHGQWPRTPVTERAALLRRVADLLVRDREKLGLLESRDAGKTLEEGRVDIDCVADAFRYFADLVVAEGGGRVVDAGSDDIHSVVVHEPVGVCAMITPWNYPLLQASWKVAPALAAGNTFVLKPSEITPLTTVALIELLVEAGLPAGVANLVTGPGHSVGARLAEHPGVDLVSFTGGLASGTKVAQAAALTVKKVALELGGKNPNVVFADSCATEEGFDTAVDQALNAAFIHSGQVCSAGSRLIIEESVRDRFVAELVRRAELIRLGRGTEEGVECGPLVSAEQREKTEGYVAAALAEGAVLRTGGARPDPSDRLPATGYFYEPTVLDQCHREMRVVREEVFGPVLTVETFRTEDEAVALANDTEYGLAGGVWTADAGRARRVAGRLRHGTVWINDFHPYLPQAEWGGFGKSGVGRELGPAGLAEYRETKHVYQNLAPKPVRWFAG, encoded by the coding sequence ATGTCGGGACACCAGGCGCAGCAGACGATTCACGTGGACGGCGAGTGGCGCGCGGCCGCCTCGGGAGCCCTACGGGACATCCTCGACCCGGCGGACGCGAAGCCGTTCGCCCAGGTCGCCGAGGGCGGGGTGCCCGACACGGACGCCGCCGTCGAGGCCGCCCGGCACGCCTTCGACCACGGACAGTGGCCCCGCACGCCCGTCACCGAGCGGGCCGCCCTCCTGCGCCGCGTCGCCGACCTCCTCGTCCGCGACCGCGAGAAGCTCGGGCTCCTGGAGAGCCGGGACGCGGGCAAGACGCTGGAGGAGGGGCGGGTCGACATCGACTGCGTCGCCGACGCCTTCCGGTACTTCGCCGATCTCGTCGTCGCAGAGGGCGGCGGCCGGGTCGTCGACGCCGGTTCGGACGACATCCACAGCGTCGTCGTGCACGAGCCCGTCGGCGTCTGCGCGATGATCACGCCCTGGAACTACCCGCTGCTGCAGGCCAGCTGGAAGGTGGCTCCGGCCCTCGCCGCGGGGAACACCTTCGTCCTCAAACCCAGCGAGATCACCCCGCTGACCACCGTCGCCCTCATCGAACTGCTCGTCGAGGCCGGGCTGCCCGCCGGAGTGGCCAACCTCGTCACCGGCCCCGGACACAGCGTCGGCGCCCGGCTCGCCGAGCACCCCGGCGTCGACCTCGTCTCCTTCACCGGCGGCCTCGCCAGCGGTACGAAGGTCGCGCAGGCCGCCGCCCTCACCGTGAAGAAGGTCGCCCTCGAACTCGGCGGCAAGAACCCCAACGTCGTCTTCGCCGACTCCTGCGCCACCGAGGAGGGCTTCGACACCGCCGTCGACCAGGCCCTGAACGCCGCGTTCATCCACAGCGGCCAGGTCTGCTCGGCGGGCTCCCGGCTGATCATCGAGGAGTCGGTCCGCGACCGGTTCGTCGCCGAACTGGTGCGCCGCGCCGAGCTGATCCGGCTCGGCCGCGGCACCGAGGAGGGCGTCGAGTGCGGCCCGCTCGTCTCCGCCGAACAGCGCGAGAAGACCGAGGGGTACGTGGCCGCCGCCCTGGCCGAGGGCGCGGTGCTGCGGACCGGCGGCGCCCGCCCCGACCCCTCCGACCGGCTCCCCGCGACCGGCTACTTCTACGAGCCGACCGTCCTCGACCAGTGCCACCGCGAGATGCGCGTCGTACGGGAGGAGGTCTTCGGGCCCGTCCTGACGGTGGAGACCTTCCGTACGGAGGACGAGGCCGTGGCGCTCGCCAACGACACGGAGTACGGACTCGCGGGAGGCGTCTGGACCGCCGACGCGGGGCGCGCCCGGCGCGTGGCAGGACGGCTGCGGCACGGCACCGTCTGGATCAACGACTTCCACCCCTACCTCCCGCAGGCGGAGTGGGGCGGCTTCGGCAAGAGCGGCGTCGGCCGCGAGCTGGGTCCCGCGGGGCTCGCCGAGTACCGCGAGACGAAGCACGTCTACCAGAACCTCGCGCCGAAGCCGGTCCGCTGGTTCGCGGGCTGA
- a CDS encoding bifunctional helix-turn-helix transcriptional regulator/GNAT family N-acetyltransferase has translation MEPVSAPVPGPGVSAAHVTALRSFNRYFTRRIGVLDDHYLGQDRPLGEARLLYEIGAGASLRELRTRLGLDAGYLSRMVRALEKQGLVRVTVHPADSRLRLAEPTPAGRAELAEQNRRADDLAEGLLRGLTETQRGRLTEAVAVTERLLRLAAITVRPVGAASPDARACLAAYAAELDGRFPEGYAATDLVPPERIAALLVAYEEERAVGCGALCALDAGTAEIRHLWVHPQARGLGLGHRLLTGLEQVAAERGHRVVRLDTHKVLKEAAAMYRSGGYTEIPAYDDNPHAGYWFEKPLTPVGEGPGTH, from the coding sequence ATGGAGCCGGTATCAGCGCCCGTCCCCGGACCCGGGGTGTCCGCGGCCCACGTGACCGCCCTGCGTAGCTTCAACCGCTACTTCACGCGCCGGATCGGTGTGCTCGACGACCACTACCTCGGGCAGGACCGGCCCCTCGGCGAGGCCCGGCTGCTGTACGAGATCGGAGCCGGCGCGTCCCTGCGGGAGCTGCGGACCCGGCTCGGCCTCGACGCCGGCTACCTGAGCCGGATGGTGCGCGCGCTGGAGAAACAGGGGCTCGTACGGGTCACCGTGCACCCGGCGGACAGCAGACTGCGCCTCGCGGAGCCGACCCCGGCCGGGCGGGCGGAGCTGGCGGAGCAGAACCGCCGCGCGGACGACCTCGCCGAGGGGCTGCTGCGCGGGCTGACCGAGACCCAGCGGGGCCGGCTGACCGAGGCGGTCGCGGTCACCGAGCGGCTGCTGCGGCTGGCCGCGATCACGGTACGGCCCGTCGGGGCGGCCTCGCCCGACGCCCGCGCCTGCCTCGCCGCCTACGCCGCCGAACTCGACGGACGGTTCCCCGAGGGGTACGCCGCCACCGACCTCGTACCGCCGGAGCGGATCGCCGCGCTCCTCGTCGCGTACGAGGAGGAACGTGCCGTCGGCTGCGGGGCGCTGTGCGCGCTCGACGCGGGGACGGCCGAGATCCGGCATCTGTGGGTGCACCCGCAGGCGCGCGGGCTGGGCCTCGGACACCGGCTGCTGACGGGGCTGGAGCAGGTGGCGGCCGAGCGCGGCCATCGCGTCGTACGCCTGGACACGCACAAGGTGCTCAAGGAGGCGGCGGCGATGTACCGGAGCGGCGGATACACCGAGATCCCGGCGTACGACGACAACCCGCACGCCGGGTACTGGTTCGAGAAGCCGCTCACCCCTGTCGGCGAGGGGCCCGGAACGCACTGA
- a CDS encoding malate dehydrogenase gives MTRTPVNVTVTGAAGQIGYALLFRIASGQLLGADVPVKLRLLEITPALKAAEGTAMELDDSAFPLLQGIDITDDPNVAFDGTNVGLLVGARPRTKGMERGDLLEANGGIFKPQGKAINDNAADDVKILVVGNPANTNALIAQAAAPDVPAERFTAMTRLDHNRALTQLAKKTGSTVADIQRLTIWGNHSATQYPDIFHATIAGKNAAETVNDEKWLAEEFIPTVAKRGAAIIEARGASSAASAANAAIDHVHTWVNGTADGDWTSMGIPSDGSYGVPEGLISSFPVTTKDGSYEIVQGLDINEFSRARIDASVQELAEEREAVRALGLI, from the coding sequence ATGACCCGCACTCCCGTGAACGTCACCGTCACCGGCGCGGCCGGCCAGATCGGTTACGCCCTGCTCTTCCGCATCGCCTCCGGCCAGCTGCTCGGCGCGGACGTGCCGGTCAAGCTGCGTCTGCTGGAGATCACGCCGGCGCTGAAGGCCGCCGAGGGCACCGCCATGGAGCTCGACGACTCCGCCTTCCCGCTTCTTCAGGGCATCGACATCACCGACGACCCGAACGTGGCCTTCGACGGCACGAACGTCGGTCTGCTCGTCGGCGCCCGCCCCCGTACCAAGGGCATGGAGCGCGGTGACCTCCTGGAGGCCAACGGCGGCATCTTCAAGCCCCAGGGCAAGGCCATCAACGACAACGCCGCGGACGACGTCAAGATCCTCGTCGTCGGCAACCCGGCCAACACCAACGCCCTCATCGCCCAGGCCGCCGCCCCGGACGTACCGGCGGAGCGTTTCACCGCGATGACCCGCCTGGACCACAACCGCGCGCTCACGCAGCTCGCGAAGAAGACCGGCTCCACGGTCGCGGACATCCAGCGCCTCACCATCTGGGGCAACCACTCCGCCACCCAGTACCCCGACATCTTCCACGCCACGATCGCCGGCAAGAACGCCGCCGAGACCGTGAACGACGAGAAGTGGCTGGCCGAGGAGTTCATCCCGACCGTCGCCAAGCGCGGTGCGGCCATCATCGAGGCCCGTGGCGCCTCCTCCGCCGCCTCGGCCGCGAACGCCGCCATCGACCACGTGCACACCTGGGTCAACGGCACGGCGGACGGCGACTGGACCTCCATGGGCATCCCGTCCGACGGTTCGTACGGTGTTCCGGAGGGTCTCATCTCCTCCTTCCCCGTCACCACGAAGGACGGCTCGTACGAGATCGTCCAGGGTCTCGACATCAACGAGTTCTCCCGCGCGCGCATCGACGCGTCGGTGCAGGAGCTCGCGGAGGAGCGCGAGGCGGTCCGCGCCCTCGGCCTCATCTAG